The Paracholeplasma brassicae genome contains a region encoding:
- a CDS encoding beta-N-acetylhexosaminidase has translation MSLNQLLSELNIKHNMTAFVLSERTYHDQTTLYYKNIPSALLYLNHLSMFQTPLQDDKLKVKGTMIDLSRNAVFRVDYFKAVIKKQALLGYNEIWLYLEDIYELKNYPKFGYLRGKYSKEELIELVTYAAHFGVRLVPCIQTLGHMSQFLRWPSSEAYKDQRDVLLISDQTYQLIDEMLLFCKEVFQTNKIHVGLDETFGFSFGTHYKLHGYQSPESLFLNHVSVVYEKAKAVGFDEICMWSDMFFRHRSKTNYYYDYSISFEEDFINQLPKEMTLVYWDYYNKNYEVYDQMIKKHKEMNRKVIMASGTWIWTRLTYDQKKTLETASHAIRACINNQLDEIILTQWNDDGAYAVYDSSFLGLSDINKLLSNSKFNETYLDKNHILNTKAQTMLSLVSHQGFDPVMLLWDDVLLGIYLNDLVGYDFNKIQSLISTFRAYQLKASSDINSYYQSLFLVLLKKLELREALLRGYFKDHHFFGIETIATDLKRQLMAFLEGFERMWKQTYKVFGLEVIQSRLYSQLRRVDELITVTTQFKKGDSIPYLDENLSKEPYLSVKYADIAFSSKP, from the coding sequence ATGAGTCTAAATCAACTACTTAGCGAACTGAATATTAAACACAACATGACAGCGTTTGTTTTAAGTGAAAGAACCTATCATGATCAAACAACACTATACTATAAGAATATTCCAAGCGCACTATTATATTTGAATCATTTGTCTATGTTTCAAACGCCTTTACAGGATGACAAGCTAAAAGTCAAAGGGACAATGATCGACTTATCTAGAAATGCTGTGTTTAGAGTCGATTATTTTAAAGCAGTCATTAAAAAACAGGCACTTTTAGGCTATAATGAAATTTGGTTGTACTTAGAGGATATCTATGAACTCAAGAACTACCCAAAGTTCGGGTATCTAAGAGGTAAGTACAGCAAAGAAGAATTAATTGAACTAGTGACTTACGCAGCACATTTTGGTGTTCGTCTCGTGCCATGCATTCAAACACTTGGTCACATGAGTCAATTCCTAAGATGGCCATCCTCAGAAGCATATAAAGATCAAAGAGATGTTTTATTAATTTCTGATCAAACATATCAATTAATAGACGAGATGCTTTTATTTTGTAAAGAAGTGTTTCAAACAAACAAAATTCACGTGGGACTAGATGAAACATTTGGATTTTCATTTGGTACACATTATAAATTACACGGGTATCAAAGTCCTGAATCACTTTTTTTGAATCATGTTAGTGTGGTTTATGAAAAGGCAAAAGCAGTTGGATTTGATGAGATTTGTATGTGGTCTGATATGTTTTTTAGACATCGCTCTAAAACCAATTACTATTACGATTATTCGATTTCATTCGAAGAGGATTTCATTAATCAATTACCAAAAGAGATGACATTAGTCTACTGGGATTATTACAACAAAAATTATGAAGTCTATGATCAAATGATCAAAAAACATAAAGAAATGAACAGAAAAGTCATTATGGCCTCAGGTACATGGATTTGGACGAGATTGACCTACGATCAAAAGAAAACCTTAGAAACGGCAAGTCACGCAATAAGAGCTTGTATAAATAATCAATTAGATGAAATCATTTTGACACAATGGAATGACGATGGAGCATATGCTGTTTATGATAGTAGCTTTCTAGGCTTAAGTGACATCAATAAATTACTGTCTAACAGTAAGTTTAATGAAACCTATCTTGATAAGAATCACATTCTAAACACGAAAGCACAAACGATGTTATCATTGGTTTCGCATCAAGGCTTTGACCCAGTGATGCTCTTATGGGATGATGTGCTTCTAGGTATCTATTTAAATGACCTTGTTGGCTATGATTTCAACAAAATTCAGTCACTCATTAGCACATTTCGCGCGTATCAATTAAAAGCAAGTAGTGATATCAACTCGTATTATCAATCACTTTTTCTCGTACTGTTAAAGAAGTTAGAGTTAAGAGAGGCATTGTTAAGGGGTTATTTTAAGGACCATCATTTCTTTGGCATTGAAACGATAGCGACTGATTTGAAAAGACAATTAATGGCATTCTTAGAAGGATTTGAACGTATGTGGAAACAAACGTATAAAGTGTTTGGTCTTGAAGTGATTCAATCAAGGCTATATTCTCAGTTAAGAAGGGTCGATGAACTTATAACGGTAACAACCCAGTTTAAAAAAGGGGATTCAATACCTTACTTAGATGAGAATCTATCAAAAGAACCATATTTGTCCGTCAAATACGCTGATATTGCGTTTTCGAGCAAACCGTAA
- a CDS encoding phosphodiester glycosidase family protein — MKKLVIICLLLFLVPIQIYAQGLGYQITDETIYQNDGLIAKNIKAIVTNDSNIESVQNISILTNDGRLQTTTWSYLDPSGNLINQDVLTIAKDFELKHPGYEVIAAINGDYFTTNQSINSNVIFGSRIMNPVNHDKYFSIELNPAGRFIQAHKQVNLETYYAFFYDKDSNALRYVTPILPINQRISDVNQTAVYYNYSSINNTTTKHYSFDFFSKNVSGSHLSFSLINGEYRNDTIQTTTQKASISSSNEVVNELLDLGVNVKVQKSIKGFSEGNAMVGVDSMIIEDAIVRSFDVMGGQSVSNNTARHPRTGIGFNENNEPMFFTVDGRQTGFSQGVNLREFAQIMKENGVIKGFNLDGGGSTQAVIKRNGALEIFNSPSEKSGTTYRRVANALLFIKPIEQNVINHSYNNEMLTLVLPSLNYDVYVNNIKQDLTSHIKNITIDQTMTTAVSVVNQLSNQVAFQTVFYQSMEKQPVLPTFEIEGVVTDPKFTINVSFVDPDQLIDRMYIINEMTEERQVALVKYMGLRSATFNELVEGVNTFTIYYELKNGTKDTLSYTYDKKVDIEVPSENQENSDSAWFIIIPAVGLIAITFGIVTVKGRKK; from the coding sequence ATGAAAAAATTAGTGATTATTTGTTTGTTATTATTTTTAGTACCAATTCAAATTTATGCACAGGGGTTAGGCTATCAAATCACTGACGAAACCATTTATCAAAACGATGGACTGATAGCGAAAAACATAAAAGCTATTGTAACGAATGACTCGAACATTGAATCTGTTCAAAACATATCGATTCTGACAAACGACGGTCGTTTACAAACGACAACATGGAGTTATCTTGATCCAAGTGGCAACCTTATCAATCAAGACGTACTAACCATTGCCAAAGACTTTGAACTTAAACATCCGGGATATGAAGTGATTGCTGCAATCAACGGTGACTATTTTACAACCAATCAATCCATCAATTCAAACGTCATTTTTGGATCAAGAATTATGAATCCAGTGAATCATGACAAATATTTTTCGATTGAGTTAAACCCGGCTGGGCGTTTTATCCAAGCCCATAAACAAGTAAATCTAGAAACGTATTATGCATTTTTTTATGATAAAGACTCAAATGCACTTAGGTATGTCACACCAATTCTGCCTATCAATCAGCGTATATCAGATGTAAATCAAACGGCGGTTTATTATAACTATAGTTCGATAAATAACACAACGACAAAGCACTATAGTTTTGATTTCTTTTCTAAAAACGTCAGTGGGTCCCATCTGTCATTTTCACTTATTAACGGCGAATATAGAAATGATACAATTCAGACGACAACACAAAAAGCGAGTATTTCATCATCGAATGAGGTCGTTAACGAACTGCTTGATTTGGGTGTCAACGTGAAGGTTCAAAAATCCATTAAAGGGTTTTCTGAGGGCAATGCCATGGTGGGTGTTGACTCGATGATTATTGAAGATGCGATTGTTCGTTCATTTGATGTGATGGGGGGACAAAGTGTTTCAAATAACACCGCAAGACACCCAAGAACAGGTATCGGGTTTAATGAAAACAACGAACCAATGTTTTTTACAGTTGACGGAAGACAAACCGGTTTTTCTCAAGGCGTTAATTTAAGAGAGTTTGCACAAATAATGAAAGAAAATGGGGTAATTAAGGGATTTAATTTGGATGGTGGAGGTTCAACCCAAGCGGTAATCAAGCGGAATGGGGCGCTTGAAATCTTCAACTCGCCATCTGAAAAATCAGGAACAACTTATAGACGAGTAGCTAACGCTTTGCTTTTTATCAAACCAATCGAACAAAACGTTATCAATCATTCTTACAACAACGAGATGCTTACGCTTGTACTGCCATCATTAAATTATGATGTTTATGTCAACAACATCAAACAAGATCTGACAAGTCATATTAAAAATATCACAATTGATCAAACGATGACGACTGCTGTTAGTGTGGTTAATCAACTTAGTAATCAAGTGGCTTTTCAAACCGTATTTTATCAATCGATGGAAAAACAACCAGTTTTACCAACGTTCGAAATAGAAGGGGTAGTTACCGACCCCAAGTTTACAATCAACGTTTCTTTTGTTGATCCGGACCAATTGATTGACCGGATGTACATCATCAATGAAATGACTGAAGAAAGACAGGTCGCATTAGTTAAATACATGGGGCTAAGAAGTGCAACATTTAATGAGCTTGTTGAAGGTGTAAATACATTTACGATTTATTACGAATTAAAAAATGGAACGAAAGACACCTTAAGTTATACCTACGATAAGAAGGTCGACATAGAAGTGCCATCAGAGAATCAAGAAAATAGCGACAGTGCATGGTTTATCATTATACCAGCAGTAGGTTTAATAGCGATAACCTTTGGCATTGTTACAGTAAAAGGGAGAAAAAAATGA
- a CDS encoding immunoglobulin-like domain-containing protein: MVALVALFAFGLAACNGKSDKDKVKEAIETLEVGFQSGDTRDSVTKDLTLDQKVGDVTVTWTSSDQAISATGKVSRPNQNKEVTLTATLTLGSETDTKTFVVTVIKAEDKVAPAFMGAIGGMLPTLTHLQTREVDLLDGVQARDNVDNYDVTITVDVKDYNKDVAGTYTITYQAEDKSGNKTSIDRDVVVEEALDVTLDAAVIGDDWVEYVYNDDAAFENAGTYGARFRQVDKLFVMSKEFFSAQVLEHGSEYPTNGNLPLLPYGSLIVTDKDHNIVHARFQTGVFLQMDVVDGQTVTSHTDVVWNTGGGGSLFTGIEEVIPEGGYIMFIAPADPQKARIFLVSNLFYTGYTGGAVTKDAQDIFELTEIELQLIEDYRVLIALPDPIATPEIELNRHTLSWQAVPNAINYQLFVDGVLHGEPITGTSVDLSSLELEISTNDGYSITVVANTKDQFQWSSSLESNSIVYKKIEIQTLEAPVVTISTENANVLTWEAVEGTATYEVYLKLGTYTKLVGTTTETSFDVSSFTAYNGVNGYVVKGIGQATHTDSLNSNLVTVDQTVVTEMMIGGMKTDVVVMTAEDYFNRRNLTDASKLGDYLFLVTNLETVTSWSGIYNEAFGTVVVLNSDLQATVVRNILAKQTYTKEQGWFDDAVYANNGAQTVGFGSYVKAGDMLLIGKNAINVTYDNQGVVGTVAARDFVAYHFVNAWDTFPAATSGVQGWRAGIANFKDASTTVVSFVEVE; the protein is encoded by the coding sequence ATGGTTGCTTTAGTCGCACTGTTTGCATTTGGCTTAGCCGCATGTAATGGCAAATCAGACAAAGACAAAGTAAAAGAAGCAATCGAAACACTTGAAGTGGGTTTCCAATCAGGTGATACAAGAGATTCTGTTACTAAAGACCTAACGTTAGATCAAAAAGTTGGTGACGTAACGGTAACTTGGACCTCAAGTGACCAAGCGATTTCAGCTACTGGTAAGGTCTCAAGACCAAACCAAAACAAAGAAGTAACGCTAACAGCGACACTTACTTTAGGTAGCGAAACCGATACAAAGACATTTGTTGTCACAGTGATTAAGGCAGAAGACAAAGTTGCACCTGCGTTTATGGGCGCAATTGGTGGTATGTTACCAACCTTAACTCACTTACAAACAAGAGAAGTTGATTTACTTGATGGCGTACAAGCTAGAGACAACGTTGATAACTATGATGTTACAATCACAGTTGATGTAAAAGACTACAATAAAGATGTTGCTGGTACTTACACAATCACTTATCAAGCTGAAGATAAATCAGGCAATAAAACCTCAATCGATCGTGATGTCGTTGTTGAAGAAGCACTTGATGTGACGCTTGATGCCGCTGTCATTGGTGATGATTGGGTCGAATACGTCTATAATGACGATGCCGCATTTGAAAATGCAGGAACATATGGCGCACGCTTTAGACAAGTAGACAAATTATTCGTCATGTCAAAAGAATTCTTTAGTGCACAAGTACTTGAACATGGTAGTGAATACCCTACAAACGGTAACTTACCATTATTACCATACGGGTCACTTATTGTTACAGACAAAGATCATAACATCGTACACGCAAGATTCCAAACAGGTGTTTTCCTACAAATGGACGTCGTTGATGGACAAACTGTGACTTCACATACTGATGTTGTTTGGAACACAGGTGGTGGCGGAAGCTTATTTACTGGTATTGAAGAAGTCATTCCTGAGGGTGGTTATATTATGTTTATTGCCCCAGCGGATCCTCAAAAGGCACGTATTTTCTTAGTATCTAACCTTTTCTACACGGGTTATACTGGTGGTGCAGTAACTAAGGACGCTCAAGATATTTTTGAGTTAACTGAAATTGAATTACAATTAATCGAAGACTATCGTGTGTTAATTGCATTACCAGATCCAATTGCAACACCAGAAATCGAATTAAATAGACACACGTTATCATGGCAAGCAGTACCAAATGCAATCAACTATCAATTATTTGTTGACGGTGTTTTACACGGTGAACCAATCACAGGCACTTCAGTGGATTTATCATCGTTAGAACTTGAAATTTCTACGAATGATGGTTATTCAATCACAGTCGTAGCCAATACAAAAGATCAATTCCAATGGAGTTCATCTCTTGAATCAAATTCAATTGTCTACAAGAAAATTGAAATTCAAACACTTGAAGCACCAGTGGTAACAATTAGCACTGAGAATGCTAATGTGTTAACTTGGGAAGCAGTCGAAGGGACAGCTACATACGAAGTGTACTTAAAACTAGGTACTTACACTAAATTAGTAGGAACCACCACAGAAACATCATTTGATGTATCAAGCTTTACCGCCTATAATGGTGTGAATGGTTATGTCGTTAAAGGCATTGGTCAAGCAACACATACCGATTCACTAAATTCGAACTTAGTGACTGTTGACCAAACAGTAGTGACCGAAATGATGATTGGTGGTATGAAGACAGACGTGGTTGTTATGACGGCAGAAGATTACTTCAACCGTAGAAATCTAACGGACGCTTCAAAACTTGGTGACTATTTATTCTTAGTAACAAATCTAGAAACGGTGACTTCATGGTCAGGTATATATAACGAAGCGTTTGGTACGGTCGTTGTGTTAAACAGTGACTTACAAGCAACGGTTGTTAGAAATATCTTAGCAAAACAAACGTATACCAAAGAACAAGGTTGGTTTGATGATGCGGTTTATGCGAATAACGGTGCACAAACGGTCGGTTTTGGTTCATACGTTAAAGCTGGCGACATGCTTCTAATTGGTAAAAATGCGATAAACGTAACTTATGACAATCAAGGTGTTGTAGGTACCGTTGCAGCAAGAGACTTTGTTGCGTATCATTTTGTTAATGCATGGGATACTTTCCCAGCGGCAACCTCAGGTGTTCAAGGTTGGAGAGCAGGTATTGCAAACTTTAAAGACGCATCAACAACCGTTGTATCGTTTGTTGAAGTAGAATAA